In a single window of the Nilaparvata lugens isolate BPH chromosome 1, ASM1435652v1, whole genome shotgun sequence genome:
- the LOC111054362 gene encoding uncharacterized protein LOC111054362, with translation MDKEMATIDVEQEVNSSHQEPAPECSTVHSPTNDDDDDDDGRQHLGNFCQIIIKEEYGPVPGRKSIVSWVNTFRENSHSVAHVGISSAVKKGSAEKTGAGGH, from the exons ATGGATAAAGAG ATGGCGACAATTGATGTTGAACAGGAGGTCAATAGCAGCCACCAAGAACCAGCGCCAGAGTGCAGCACTGTTCACTCTCCAaccaatgatgatgatgatgatgatgatgggcgACAACATTTAGGCAATTTTTGTCAAATAATCATCAAAGAGGAATATG GGCCGGTGCCTGGACGCAAATCAATTGTCTCGTGGGTGAACACATTCAGGGAGAATTCACATTCAGTCGCTCATGTGGGCATATCATCCGCAGTAAAAAAAGGAAGTGCAGAAAAAACCGGTGCAGGAGGTCATTAG